The following coding sequences are from one Rhodobiaceae bacterium window:
- the hisD gene encoding histidinol dehydrogenase, giving the protein MTYRLNTRDADFETSFQVFLTSKREVSEDVNTTVATIIKDVQARGDAAVIDLTSKFDRQDLTAETLRFTQAEIDAALAQCDAETVDALRLAASRIEAFHKGQLPEDRRYTDEAGVELGEKWTSVGAVGLYVPGGTAAYPSSVLMNAIPAKVAGVERIVITVPTPGGAINPLVLAAAKIAGVSEVYRIGGAQAVAALAYGTETIAPVDKIVGPGNAYVAAAKRQVFGTVGIDMIAGPSEILVLADGENDPDWIAADLLSQAEHDAVAQSILVTDDAAFADQVVEAVEAQLGMLDRGEMARASWEEFGAVILTESLDASVPLVDRIAAEHLEIAVADPEPLAKKIRNAGAMFLGRYTPEAIGDYVAGTNHVLPTARSARFSSGLSVHDFVKRTSIVKCSPDALAAIGPAAIKLSTAEGLDAHGRSVSIRLNR; this is encoded by the coding sequence ATGACCTATCGGTTGAACACACGCGATGCCGATTTCGAAACGTCCTTCCAGGTCTTTCTGACCTCGAAGCGCGAAGTGTCGGAAGACGTCAACACGACGGTTGCCACGATCATCAAGGATGTGCAGGCGCGCGGCGATGCCGCGGTCATTGATCTAACGTCGAAGTTTGATCGTCAGGACCTGACGGCAGAAACATTGCGCTTCACCCAAGCGGAAATCGACGCTGCGTTGGCGCAGTGTGATGCGGAGACTGTGGACGCGCTGAGATTGGCGGCGTCCCGGATCGAAGCATTTCATAAAGGTCAGCTGCCCGAAGACAGACGTTACACAGATGAAGCAGGTGTCGAACTAGGCGAAAAATGGACAAGCGTGGGTGCGGTGGGACTTTATGTCCCCGGCGGCACGGCTGCTTATCCAAGCTCTGTCTTGATGAACGCGATTCCGGCGAAGGTTGCCGGTGTTGAGCGCATTGTCATCACGGTGCCGACGCCAGGTGGGGCGATCAATCCGCTGGTCCTGGCGGCAGCAAAGATTGCGGGTGTTTCAGAGGTCTATCGCATTGGTGGGGCGCAGGCGGTTGCCGCGCTTGCCTACGGAACAGAGACCATCGCGCCGGTTGATAAGATTGTGGGGCCCGGAAATGCCTATGTCGCCGCTGCCAAGCGTCAGGTTTTTGGCACCGTTGGTATCGACATGATCGCCGGACCTTCGGAAATTCTGGTACTGGCGGATGGCGAGAATGATCCGGATTGGATTGCTGCCGACCTCTTGAGCCAGGCGGAGCATGATGCCGTCGCTCAGAGCATTCTCGTGACCGATGACGCGGCTTTCGCGGATCAGGTCGTTGAAGCGGTGGAAGCACAGCTTGGAATGCTCGACCGGGGAGAGATGGCCCGCGCCAGCTGGGAAGAATTTGGGGCGGTGATCCTGACCGAAAGTCTGGACGCGTCCGTACCGCTGGTGGACCGGATTGCAGCCGAGCACCTGGAAATTGCAGTCGCAGATCCAGAACCGCTGGCAAAGAAAATCCGCAATGCAGGCGCCATGTTCTTAGGCCGCTATACGCCTGAAGCCATTGGTGACTATGTGGCCGGCACCAACCACGTGCTGCCGACCGCGCGTTCGGCCCGATTCTCGTCAGGGCTCTCCGTGCATGATTTTGTGAAACGGACATCCATCGTGAAATGTTCGCCAGATGCTCTGGCGGCAATTGGCCCCGCAGCGATAAAACTCTCGACCGCAGAAGGGCTTGACGCCCATGGGCGCTCGGTGTCAATTCGCCTTAATCGATGA
- the arsC gene encoding protein ArsC — protein sequence MAEALMKHLLGTTIFVDSAGVQCTGLDPFVLEVVSEVGYERKEHHSKTLDELQDHAFDLIIALTPEARDRAEEVVRGEAVDVEYWPVEDPTLEGGSRAQRLDAYRRLRDDLIDRIKDRFGSDVAEAS from the coding sequence ATGGCCGAAGCGCTGATGAAACATCTGCTAGGCACAACGATTTTTGTCGACAGTGCTGGTGTTCAATGCACCGGCCTTGACCCCTTCGTTCTCGAAGTGGTGAGTGAGGTTGGTTATGAGCGTAAGGAACATCATTCCAAAACCCTCGACGAACTGCAGGACCACGCTTTCGATTTAATCATCGCCTTGACACCAGAAGCCCGCGACAGAGCCGAAGAGGTTGTGCGGGGAGAAGCAGTCGATGTTGAATATTGGCCCGTCGAGGACCCGACCCTGGAAGGAGGGTCGCGGGCGCAACGGCTCGATGCTTATCGACGCCTTCGCGATGATCTGATCGACCGCATAAAGGACCGATTTGGCTCAGACGTCGCCGAAGCCAGCTGA
- the infA gene encoding translation initiation factor IF-1, which yields MAKEELLEFPGTVVELLPNATFRVQLENDHEIIAHTAGKMRKNRIRVLAGDKVLVEMTPYDLTKGRITYRYK from the coding sequence ATGGCCAAGGAAGAACTTCTCGAATTCCCAGGGACAGTAGTAGAACTGCTTCCCAACGCGACGTTTCGGGTGCAGCTCGAAAACGATCACGAGATCATTGCGCATACAGCAGGCAAGATGCGGAAGAACCGTATCCGTGTGCTGGCGGGCGACAAGGTGCTTGTCGAAATGACCCCCTATGATCTCACCAAAGGCCGCATCACCTACCGCTACAAATAA
- the yhdE gene encoding Maf-like protein YhdE, which translates to MTNSDTSPDRPALVLASASPRRLDLLQQVGIVPDVVAPADLDETPGATELPRVYAERLAGEKALAVAASHEDAFVLAADTVVACGRRILPKAETREAARTCLNLLSGRAHRVYTGISLVKGDTQITKSVMTRVQVARLSDAALDAYLASGEWQGKAGGYAIQGYAAAFIRGLNGSYSNVVGLPLHETVNLLKGSGFPLYQAPES; encoded by the coding sequence ATGACAAATTCAGACACATCTCCAGATCGCCCGGCCTTGGTGCTGGCGAGCGCGAGCCCGCGCCGTCTTGACCTGCTGCAGCAGGTGGGGATTGTGCCGGATGTGGTGGCACCTGCCGATCTGGATGAAACACCCGGAGCGACGGAGTTGCCGCGCGTTTATGCGGAGCGACTGGCGGGAGAAAAAGCGCTGGCGGTCGCTGCAAGTCATGAGGACGCATTTGTTCTCGCTGCAGACACTGTCGTTGCCTGTGGACGCAGAATTTTACCCAAGGCCGAGACGCGAGAAGCAGCGCGCACCTGTCTTAATCTGCTCTCTGGCCGTGCCCACAGAGTTTATACGGGCATTTCGCTTGTCAAAGGCGATACGCAGATCACCAAGTCGGTCATGACCCGCGTCCAGGTTGCGCGGCTGAGTGACGCGGCATTGGACGCTTACCTTGCGTCCGGCGAATGGCAGGGCAAGGCAGGCGGCTATGCTATTCAGGGGTATGCCGCAGCGTTTATCAGGGGTCTGAATGGATCCTATTCTAATGTTGTAGGCCTGCCGCTTCACGAGACGGTTAACCTCCTTAAAGGAAGCGGGTTCCCGCTCTACCAAGCGCCAGAATCTTGA
- the rng gene encoding ribonuclease G, with protein sequence MPGGRSESMTEEVLINVGLGEIRVAVLEEGKPVEFVLERTSEDDLKEKTGRAGHSLLGNIFYGRVQRVLPGMQAAFVDVGLQRAGFLGAREAKCLCELTGLDEGTLPPISSCVTEGQSILVQATKDPIGEKGVRLSANVTLPGRLLVMVPNQSGVVMSRRIEDEAERERLSIVVSRIAEKLNALGVTGEPAGFIVRTAAIGMEEAALEEDARRLAADWAEVRAAEKNASPPDVLFHDLDPVAKTMRDFVSMDTARVELDDAKAYQEAVRYCNRAMPHMAERVSLVNGPGSVFDEHDIDGVIEQALDPRFELPSGGWITIETTEALTAIDVNSGRYTASTGLEETSVRTNIEAAEAIVDQVRLRGTGGLIVIDFIHMNDPSNIEKVLDTLNKGFEKDRVPTQVSTMSEFGLVEMTRKRVREPLEKLLTEPIYGDGRARVKTRATVANELLRAIDRVAARYPGAEISARAAPGVISWLEGSHSRLVRELETRVAGTVYLEPMPGFDREQIDVGPAR encoded by the coding sequence ATGCCAGGGGGCAGGTCGGAGTCGATGACCGAAGAAGTCTTGATCAATGTAGGGCTGGGCGAAATCCGGGTTGCTGTCCTGGAAGAGGGCAAGCCTGTTGAGTTCGTGCTCGAACGCACAAGCGAAGACGACCTGAAAGAGAAAACCGGACGCGCCGGACATTCTCTCTTGGGCAATATTTTTTATGGCCGTGTACAGCGTGTGCTGCCGGGCATGCAGGCAGCCTTTGTGGATGTGGGCCTACAACGCGCAGGCTTTCTGGGCGCGCGGGAGGCCAAATGCCTCTGTGAGCTGACCGGCTTGGATGAAGGCACGCTGCCGCCCATCTCATCTTGTGTGACCGAAGGCCAGAGCATCCTGGTGCAGGCGACGAAAGACCCGATCGGGGAAAAAGGCGTGCGGCTCTCCGCCAACGTCACTCTGCCGGGGCGCCTGCTCGTGATGGTGCCAAACCAATCCGGCGTGGTCATGTCCCGGCGGATCGAGGATGAAGCAGAGCGCGAACGCCTCTCCATTGTCGTCTCGCGCATCGCTGAAAAGCTGAACGCGCTGGGCGTGACCGGCGAGCCCGCAGGCTTCATTGTTCGCACAGCGGCCATCGGCATGGAGGAAGCAGCCCTCGAAGAAGATGCGCGCCGTCTCGCTGCCGATTGGGCAGAGGTCCGCGCGGCGGAGAAAAATGCAAGCCCGCCTGACGTGCTCTTCCATGATCTTGACCCTGTCGCCAAAACCATGCGCGACTTTGTCAGCATGGATACGGCCCGCGTAGAGCTCGATGATGCCAAGGCCTATCAGGAGGCCGTGCGCTATTGCAACCGCGCCATGCCGCATATGGCAGAGCGGGTGAGCCTTGTAAACGGTCCGGGCTCTGTCTTTGACGAGCATGACATTGACGGTGTGATTGAGCAGGCGCTTGACCCGCGTTTTGAATTGCCGTCCGGCGGCTGGATCACCATTGAGACAACTGAAGCCCTCACCGCCATTGATGTGAACTCTGGTCGCTACACCGCCTCGACAGGTTTGGAAGAAACCAGCGTGCGCACCAATATCGAAGCGGCAGAAGCCATTGTCGATCAGGTGCGCCTACGCGGCACCGGCGGGCTCATTGTGATCGATTTCATTCACATGAACGACCCATCGAACATTGAGAAAGTGCTCGATACGCTGAACAAGGGTTTTGAGAAAGACCGTGTGCCGACGCAAGTCTCCACCATGTCGGAATTTGGCCTGGTGGAAATGACGCGGAAGCGCGTCCGCGAACCGCTGGAGAAATTGCTGACCGAGCCGATCTATGGCGATGGGCGTGCACGGGTGAAAACTCGCGCGACGGTGGCCAACGAACTTTTGCGCGCCATTGACCGGGTGGCGGCCCGCTATCCGGGTGCCGAAATTTCCGCTCGCGCAGCGCCGGGTGTCATCTCCTGGCTGGAGGGAAGTCATAGCCGTCTCGTTCGCGAGCTTGAGACCCGTGTCGCGGGCACGGTCTATCTCGAGCCCATGCCGGGCTTTGACCGGGAACAGATCGATGTGGGGCCTGCCCGGTAA
- a CDS encoding zinc-binding protein, whose product MAPASKDALDKSEHKQGEASETVTPFRGARPCPICKKKATREFHPFCSKHCADVDLNRWLNGSYAIPAAEEPEEWSED is encoded by the coding sequence ATGGCGCCGGCTTCTAAAGACGCCCTGGATAAAAGCGAACATAAGCAGGGGGAGGCTAGCGAGACTGTGACGCCTTTTCGCGGAGCCCGGCCCTGTCCCATTTGCAAGAAGAAGGCGACGCGGGAGTTCCACCCCTTCTGCTCCAAACATTGCGCAGATGTGGATCTCAATCGCTGGCTGAACGGGTCCTACGCGATTCCCGCAGCCGAAGAGCCCGAAGAATGGTCAGAAGACTAA
- a CDS encoding site-specific tyrosine recombinase XerC — protein MPKIRVKHVVEDMDRHGNVRIYLRRKGHAKVRLVGPLGSPAFWTSYHAALAEKKPRARPSVRAAAGDKEGSFRWLCEQYFVSAPFKRLSPRTQYVRRGLLDRICEENGTAPFALLEARHVRAMRDKRADKPEAANGIIKSLRQLFAFAVEYELADRNPARDVPYMRSSSQGFHSWSLEEVARFEACHPIGTKARLALALLLYTGQRRSDIVRMGKQHLRDGWLHFTQHKNRDRKPVTLSIPVIEELQKIIDASETGDLTFLVSEFGRPFSDGGFGNRFRKWCDEAGLKNCSAHGLRKTASAKLAEMGCTEHEIMAITGHQTSKEVIRYTKAARQRTMAKSAMDKFSKG, from the coding sequence ATGCCGAAAATTCGCGTAAAGCACGTTGTGGAAGATATGGATCGGCACGGCAATGTGCGGATCTATCTGCGGCGAAAAGGCCATGCGAAGGTTCGGCTGGTGGGGCCTTTGGGCTCGCCTGCATTCTGGACGAGCTATCACGCGGCCCTTGCTGAGAAGAAGCCACGCGCGCGGCCGAGTGTCCGCGCTGCGGCGGGCGACAAGGAAGGTTCCTTCCGCTGGCTTTGCGAGCAATATTTCGTCTCCGCACCCTTCAAGCGGTTGAGCCCGCGCACGCAATATGTGCGCCGGGGGCTTCTCGACAGGATCTGCGAAGAGAACGGGACGGCGCCCTTCGCCCTGCTGGAGGCACGGCATGTGCGCGCCATGCGAGACAAGCGGGCGGACAAGCCGGAAGCAGCCAATGGCATCATCAAATCCCTGCGGCAGCTTTTCGCCTTCGCTGTTGAGTATGAATTAGCGGACAGGAACCCGGCGCGGGATGTGCCTTATATGCGATCAAGCTCCCAGGGCTTTCATTCCTGGTCGCTGGAGGAGGTTGCCCGGTTTGAAGCCTGCCACCCTATCGGCACCAAGGCGCGGCTGGCCCTCGCCCTGCTTCTCTATACCGGGCAGCGCCGCTCCGACATTGTTCGAATGGGGAAGCAACATCTGCGCGACGGCTGGCTGCACTTCACCCAACACAAGAACAGAGATCGCAAGCCGGTGACGCTTTCGATCCCCGTGATTGAGGAGCTGCAAAAGATCATTGATGCGAGTGAGACCGGCGACCTCACCTTCCTGGTTTCAGAGTTCGGCCGGCCGTTTAGCGACGGCGGTTTTGGCAACCGTTTCCGCAAGTGGTGCGACGAAGCAGGGCTCAAGAACTGCTCGGCTCATGGCCTGCGGAAGACCGCCTCGGCGAAGCTCGCGGAGATGGGCTGCACCGAGCACGAGATCATGGCCATCACGGGCCACCAGACCTCAAAAGAGGTGATCCGCTACACCAAGGCCGCCAGGCAGCGCACGATGGCAAAAAGCGCAATGGATAAATTCTCCAAAGGCTAA
- a CDS encoding toprim-like protein — MMDDILRGEVTPRLTSDYGFKMRADWLQEGKCPACAKKELFTSANSPWVLRCGRQNKCGAEFNIRDLYPDLFQDFNKRYKPSPKEPNATADAYMKLMRGLDPKRMGGFYRQEKFWHPNAVGNKGSATVRFDIDRANDVYMERLIEPVTIRASDGTLTTRKAHFNGSYRGLWWQPPGMTIEEGDEVWLVEGCIDAISLTLNGQKAVATLTCTNYPARKLCEHAHKNIKWVWALDNDKAGRRYNVKHALTMRDAGVPQVFSALIPQKGRTKTDFNDAHKAGRLSHKHLTDYRYHGSLLLAETALDKALIIWQAKNINAFDFEFDNRLFWFELDMEKYAKALETLKDTDDGEQHSKDEMRAKAAENANTLQEIANCNPKFLYFQANALTDESWYYASIHFPHGARPVKNTFTGGQLSAPTEFKKRMLSIAAGSIFTGSKTHLDRFLKRQLYAIKTVETVDFIGYSKEHGAYVFNDVAVSAGQTVALNDEDYFEVGKLSLKSLNQSVHLNIGEAGDYSDEWVQLVWECFGAKGMIAVAFWFGSLFAEQIRANHKSYPFLEVVGEPGAGKSTLIEFLWKLVGRQDYEGFDPSKSTMAARSRNFAQVSNLPVVLIEADRDEDTAKARKFDWDELKTAYNGRASRARGVKTSGNETYEPPFRGSIVISQNADVNASDAILQRIVHLGFDRTQHTPATKVAAEKLESMPLSHVSHFLELACKQEAQVMETVKVQTPLHEKRLIGLDGLKSVRIAKNHAQILALVDALGELVSLSDMQMEEIHQTVCDIALERQAAITADHPIVREFWETFDYLNAGSGDTQILNHSKNNQEIAVNLNHFIKVASHQKQQIPIVQDLKRHLKTSKSRKFKDIKTVKTAIQDQFGFQEGRTVKCWVFENAP; from the coding sequence ATGATGGACGATATTCTGAGAGGAGAAGTCACGCCCCGCCTAACATCTGACTATGGATTTAAGATGCGCGCTGACTGGCTGCAGGAAGGGAAGTGCCCGGCGTGTGCCAAGAAAGAACTCTTCACAAGTGCCAACAGTCCCTGGGTGCTGCGCTGCGGGCGGCAGAACAAATGCGGGGCTGAGTTCAACATTCGCGATCTCTATCCCGATCTCTTCCAGGACTTTAACAAGCGCTACAAGCCGAGCCCCAAAGAGCCTAATGCCACAGCTGATGCTTATATGAAGCTCATGCGAGGTCTCGACCCAAAACGCATGGGCGGCTTCTACCGGCAGGAAAAGTTCTGGCACCCTAATGCTGTGGGGAACAAGGGCAGCGCCACCGTGCGCTTTGACATTGATCGCGCGAACGACGTTTACATGGAGCGGCTGATTGAGCCCGTCACCATTCGTGCCTCAGACGGCACACTCACCACCCGCAAGGCGCATTTCAATGGCTCCTATCGCGGGCTCTGGTGGCAACCGCCCGGCATGACAATTGAAGAGGGCGATGAAGTGTGGCTGGTGGAAGGCTGTATTGATGCCATATCGCTCACCCTCAACGGACAGAAAGCTGTTGCGACACTTACCTGCACCAACTATCCCGCGCGCAAACTTTGCGAGCATGCCCACAAGAACATCAAATGGGTGTGGGCGCTCGACAATGACAAAGCGGGACGGCGCTATAATGTGAAGCATGCGCTCACGATGCGGGACGCGGGGGTGCCACAAGTCTTCTCAGCGCTTATTCCGCAAAAGGGTCGCACCAAGACGGACTTTAATGATGCGCACAAGGCAGGGCGTCTTAGCCACAAGCACCTTACCGACTATCGGTATCACGGCAGCCTCTTGCTTGCGGAAACCGCGCTCGACAAGGCGCTCATCATTTGGCAAGCCAAAAACATCAACGCTTTTGATTTTGAGTTCGATAATCGGCTCTTCTGGTTTGAGCTTGATATGGAGAAATATGCCAAGGCGCTGGAAACGCTGAAAGACACGGATGACGGTGAGCAGCACAGCAAGGATGAAATGCGCGCCAAGGCGGCGGAGAATGCCAACACGCTGCAGGAGATTGCCAATTGCAATCCGAAGTTTCTCTATTTTCAGGCAAACGCCCTGACGGATGAGAGCTGGTATTATGCCTCGATCCATTTTCCCCACGGGGCGCGGCCTGTAAAAAACACGTTTACCGGCGGGCAGCTTTCCGCACCGACTGAGTTTAAAAAACGGATGCTCTCTATCGCGGCGGGCTCCATCTTCACCGGGTCCAAAACCCATCTTGACCGGTTTTTGAAGCGGCAGCTCTATGCCATCAAAACCGTGGAGACGGTGGATTTCATCGGCTACTCAAAAGAGCATGGCGCCTATGTGTTCAACGATGTGGCGGTCTCTGCCGGGCAGACGGTGGCGCTCAATGATGAAGACTATTTTGAGGTGGGGAAGCTGTCGCTCAAAAGCCTCAACCAGTCTGTGCATCTGAATATTGGGGAGGCAGGCGACTATTCCGACGAGTGGGTGCAGCTTGTGTGGGAGTGCTTTGGCGCGAAGGGCATGATTGCCGTTGCCTTCTGGTTTGGCTCTCTCTTTGCCGAGCAAATTCGCGCCAACCACAAGAGCTATCCATTTCTGGAAGTGGTGGGGGAGCCTGGTGCGGGGAAATCCACCCTTATTGAGTTTCTGTGGAAACTTGTGGGCCGCCAGGACTATGAAGGGTTTGATCCGTCGAAATCCACCATGGCGGCGCGCTCTCGCAACTTTGCCCAGGTGAGCAACCTGCCCGTGGTGCTGATTGAAGCCGACCGGGACGAAGACACAGCCAAGGCCCGCAAGTTTGACTGGGACGAGCTGAAGACCGCTTACAATGGCCGGGCAAGCCGGGCGCGCGGCGTGAAGACCAGCGGCAACGAAACCTATGAGCCGCCCTTTCGCGGATCCATCGTCATTTCGCAAAATGCAGACGTGAATGCGAGCGACGCTATTTTGCAGCGCATTGTGCATCTGGGTTTTGATCGCACTCAGCACACACCTGCCACCAAGGTGGCGGCGGAGAAGCTGGAGAGTATGCCGCTGTCCCATGTGAGTCATTTTCTGGAGCTTGCCTGCAAGCAGGAGGCTCAGGTGATGGAGACCGTGAAGGTGCAGACGCCACTCCACGAAAAACGCCTGATAGGCCTGGACGGGCTTAAGTCAGTTCGTATTGCCAAAAACCATGCGCAGATATTGGCTCTGGTGGATGCGCTCGGCGAGCTTGTGTCGCTGTCTGACATGCAGATGGAAGAGATCCACCAGACTGTCTGTGACATTGCGCTGGAGCGGCAGGCGGCGATTACGGCCGACCACCCGATCGTTCGGGAGTTCTGGGAGACGTTTGATTATCTCAATGCTGGCAGCGGAGACACGCAGATCCTCAATCACAGCAAGAACAACCAAGAGATAGCGGTGAACCTCAACCACTTCATCAAGGTGGCGTCCCATCAGAAACAGCAGATCCCCATTGTGCAGGACTTAAAGCGGCATCTGAAAACCTCGAAGAGCCGGAAGTTCAAAGACATTAAAACCGTGAAGACGGCGATACAGGATCAGTTCGGCTTTCAGGAAGGGCGCACGGTGAAGTGCTGGGTGTTTGAGAACGCGCCATGA
- a CDS encoding pentapeptide repeats (9 copies) has translation MWKNFLKVLSFFTRRERKYRKIARASIQRTARRNERSQRTHSEEVFQQPSDYPSGDATIVLLKRISLAARVVVVCVLSVGAAFVVWHLWQVASDSFVEAKEHVRASISGVTWAVVPEPWNWTKASVERARDFMLLVLAPFGFLLLVLRTRAASRQALLSDMSLNVDRFRKGAELLTDAHFTARHAGIVTLKELAHSEPSEYGVLILEVLTGFLRNPDNLEDPARPKASYDRPDIAIAIDTVIDLWKESEIRRIYAIRTQKELLDLRGVQIYGGKFSKYAFENMDFSGAFFLDCDFDDAGLEDCNLISAVFQRSSLSWASLQRSDLAFTRFLGCDCSYLEMDKARVHKTEFAHSVTMETSVGEGMQDSRETVLSVESFIGVPFLGASPESAFVGLEDCDPPVFLVGAKVTFHAGGKMIEVMEFKIDDAQGEELH, from the coding sequence ATGTGGAAGAATTTTTTGAAGGTATTGAGTTTCTTTACCAGGAGGGAGCGTAAGTACCGAAAAATAGCGCGCGCAAGCATCCAGCGTACAGCCAGGCGAAATGAACGTTCGCAAAGAACGCACTCTGAGGAAGTCTTCCAACAGCCTTCGGACTATCCCTCGGGTGACGCCACAATTGTATTGTTGAAGCGGATCTCTCTTGCTGCGCGCGTTGTTGTTGTATGTGTGCTCTCCGTGGGTGCTGCATTTGTAGTGTGGCACCTCTGGCAGGTGGCTAGCGACAGCTTCGTCGAAGCGAAGGAGCACGTGCGTGCATCGATTTCGGGCGTTACTTGGGCGGTCGTCCCCGAGCCGTGGAACTGGACCAAAGCTTCGGTTGAACGAGCCAGGGACTTTATGCTCCTTGTTCTTGCGCCGTTCGGTTTTCTTTTGCTTGTTCTGCGAACGCGTGCGGCCAGTAGGCAAGCGCTTCTTTCGGATATGAGCCTTAATGTCGATAGATTCAGAAAGGGAGCGGAGCTCCTCACTGATGCTCACTTTACCGCTAGGCATGCGGGGATCGTGACGCTGAAAGAGCTGGCGCATTCCGAGCCATCTGAATACGGAGTTCTGATACTTGAGGTTCTGACAGGTTTTCTCCGAAATCCAGATAATCTGGAAGATCCAGCTCGACCTAAAGCAAGCTATGACAGACCGGATATAGCGATTGCTATTGATACCGTTATAGATCTCTGGAAGGAGAGTGAGATTCGAAGGATATATGCAATTCGAACTCAAAAAGAGTTGCTTGATCTTCGGGGAGTGCAAATATACGGAGGGAAATTCTCCAAGTATGCCTTTGAGAATATGGATTTTTCGGGGGCCTTTTTCCTCGATTGTGATTTCGATGATGCAGGCCTGGAAGACTGCAACTTGATTTCTGCCGTTTTTCAGAGAAGTTCTTTGAGTTGGGCGTCGCTTCAGCGCTCGGATCTTGCTTTCACGCGCTTCCTTGGATGTGACTGCAGCTACCTTGAAATGGACAAAGCAAGGGTCCACAAAACTGAATTTGCTCATTCCGTAACGATGGAAACGAGTGTTGGGGAGGGTATGCAGGATTCTAGAGAGACGGTCCTCTCCGTAGAAAGTTTCATTGGTGTCCCATTTCTGGGTGCATCGCCAGAAAGCGCGTTTGTTGGGCTGGAGGACTGTGACCCACCAGTTTTCCTGGTTGGTGCAAAAGTAACATTCCATGCTGGAGGCAAAATGATCGAAGTTATGGAGTTCAAAATTGATGACGCGCAAGGCGAGGAGCTGCATTAA
- a CDS encoding pentapeptide repeats (9 copies) — protein MFAIADVEKRAANLAAWPLAAAAIVIAIPFYQTVGEYEMLGFKYWGGEGFNRMEVIRNFALIVGGFLGLWLAWRRIVLMDQQTEVALQDSSRTEKQNIAERFERAVDLLNSEELQFKHYGAIRMMGIATADPDEYLTPAIHLMCVAVREIANKETISREHSGPVHDVVREIVTYIFDLGETFELSLGDEAPIDLRNTYLHGMTLVDRHVRGDSVSGCVFNDFDFEGCTFKGWFGEDLEFQEVEFRDCDLRRGAFRSAQYVESGFLRSVVGDHSFMGCRMSGTLFNVLLWPTNTQHIFTRCDLSGTDFAYADDDEDLQRYEFQKDAVHTAEYTPDSFRACTVEHEDALPTGLEFNEPPLAATAVKSETGSGYNLVVDFRDRKEREDD, from the coding sequence ATGTTTGCTATTGCTGATGTTGAAAAGAGAGCGGCGAACCTCGCCGCGTGGCCGCTGGCGGCGGCGGCGATTGTCATCGCGATCCCTTTTTACCAGACGGTTGGTGAGTATGAGATGTTGGGCTTCAAATATTGGGGCGGCGAAGGCTTCAACCGGATGGAAGTCATCCGCAACTTCGCACTGATCGTCGGTGGCTTCCTCGGCCTTTGGCTCGCCTGGCGCCGTATTGTCCTGATGGACCAGCAAACAGAAGTCGCCCTCCAAGACTCCTCCCGGACGGAAAAGCAAAATATTGCTGAGCGGTTTGAGCGCGCGGTGGATCTTCTCAATTCCGAAGAACTTCAATTCAAGCACTATGGTGCAATCCGTATGATGGGCATTGCTACCGCTGATCCGGACGAATACCTCACGCCCGCGATCCACTTGATGTGCGTGGCGGTTCGTGAAATTGCAAACAAGGAAACCATATCGCGCGAGCACAGTGGTCCGGTGCATGACGTTGTGCGCGAGATCGTAACTTATATATTTGATTTGGGTGAAACCTTTGAGTTGAGCCTCGGTGATGAAGCTCCCATTGATTTGAGGAACACCTATCTTCATGGGATGACCCTGGTTGATAGGCATGTACGCGGGGACAGTGTCTCCGGGTGTGTCTTTAACGACTTTGATTTTGAAGGATGCACATTCAAAGGCTGGTTCGGCGAGGATCTGGAATTTCAAGAGGTGGAGTTTCGCGATTGCGATCTTAGGCGTGGCGCATTCCGAAGCGCCCAATATGTCGAGTCTGGCTTTTTGCGTAGTGTTGTGGGAGATCACTCTTTTATGGGATGCCGCATGTCGGGAACGTTGTTCAACGTGCTTTTGTGGCCCACGAACACCCAACATATTTTCACTCGCTGCGATCTCAGCGGAACAGATTTCGCGTATGCAGACGATGACGAAGATCTGCAAAGATATGAATTTCAGAAGGATGCCGTCCACACTGCTGAATACACTCCAGACAGTTTCCGGGCCTGTACCGTCGAGCACGAAGATGCATTGCCAACTGGACTCGAATTTAACGAGCCTCCGTTGGCAGCAACGGCGGTAAAAAGCGAAACAGGCAGCGGTTACAACCTCGTCGTAGATTTTCGAGATAGGAAGGAACGCGAAGATGATTGA